In Desulfonatronum thiodismutans, the genomic window CGGCCAGTTCGGCGTCGGATTCTACGCCGCCTTCATGGTCGCGGGCACGGTCCGGGTGACCTCCCGCTCTTATCGCCAGGACGACACGGGCCATGTCTGGGAGTCCGACGGCGGAGGAGCCTACACCATCACAGCGGCATCCGAATTGCCGAGAGGCACGTCCATTGTCCTGAAGCTCAAGGACGACGCGGCTGAATTCGCGGACCCGGAGCGGATCAAACGGATCATCAAGCAGTACTCCAGCTTCGTGCCCTTTCCGATCCTCCTGGACGGCGAGGCAGTGAACACGGTCCAGGCTCTGTGGACCAAGAGCAAAAGCGAGATAACGGACGAGGAGTACTCGGAATTCTATAAGTTCGTGGGCAACGCTTTTGACGAGCCGCTGCTCCGGCTGCATTTCGACACAGACGCCCCATTGGCCATCAAGGCTCTGCTCTTCGTGCCCAAAGACAATTTCGAGAAGTACGGCCTGGGCCGCACCGAGCCCGGGGTCAACCTGTATTGTCAGCGTGTACTCATCGAGCAGCATTCCAAAACCATCCTTCCGGAATGGTTGCGCTTCCTGAAAGGCGTGATCGACTCCGAGGACCTGCCGCTGAATATCTCCCGCCAAGCCCTGCAGGACAGCTCCCTGGTGCGCAAGATCAATTCCGTGGTCACCAAACGTTTCCTGAAGCACCTGGAAGAGACAGCCAAGAACCAGCCCGAGACTTACGAGACCTTTTGGCGTGATTTCGGCTACTTCCTGAAAGAAGGCGTGGTTAGCGACTTCGGCCATCGGGAAGCGCTGGGCAAGCTGCTGCGCTTCGAGTCCTCCACCACGGAGCCCGGCAAGCAGACGTCCCTGGCCGACTATCTGGGTCGGATGAAGATCGCCCAGAAGGAAATCTTTTACATCCACGGCTCCAACCGCGAAGCCATCGAGGCCGGTCCGTACATCGAGGCCTTCCGCAAGCGCGACCTGGAAGTGATCTACACCATGGACCCCATCGACGACTTCGTGATGGGCCACTTGGCGGAATTCGAGGGTAAGAAGCTGGTTTCCGCGGATCGGGGAGATATCGAGCTGCCGGAGCTGGACGCGGACCAGAAGGATCAGAAAGACCAGCCGGAAGCCGAGAAAGAGATGGACAAGGCCCAGGCCACGGACCTGGCCGCCTGGATGAAAGGCGTGCTCGGCGACCGGGTCAAGGAGGTCAAGGAGTCCAAACGCCTGGAAGGCAGCCCGGCCATGATCGTCAACCCGGACGCGCATATGACCAGTTCCATGGAACGGATCATGCGCGCCGCGGGCCGCCAGGGCGACCTGCCCATCTCGGCCAAGGATCTGGAAATCAACGCCCGCCATCCCCTGATCAAGGGCTTGGCCGCGCTGCGCCAAACCGACGAGCCATTTGCCCGCACCGTGGCCGAACAAATCCTGGACAACGCCATGGTCCAGGCCGGCCTGCTCATCGAACCCAGAAACATGGTGGACCGGACGTATCGGATTCTGGAGCGGGCGGTTGGCGGAGCAGGGGAGTCATCGGGAAAGGTTGAGACGGGTTCCTGATTATCATCTGTTTTCCTGGATCGCACGAAATCTATGAGGATAGTGACCTTTGCATGGAGATCGTCGTGACGTAGGGGCGGACCTATGTGTCCGCCCTTGCGGGTGAACGATACCCTGCCGATTTCATTGTGTCCCAGTCCGTAATGGGCCCCAAACAGTAATGGGCGCACACACAGGTGCGCCCCTACGTGACAAATCAGATAACGATGGACCCCCTGGAGGATATCCTCCAGGGGCTTTTTTCGGTCTTCTCGATTTCCACTTTGCCTCGGATCGCCTCACCAAAACAAACAGGCCGGAAGCATCTCGCTCCCGGCCTGTTCAGCCTGCCGTTTCGGCAACCCGCTATCTCTTCATCCGAATCACTTCATCTAGCATCGTGTCGACGGTGGTGATGGTCTTGCTGTTGGCCTGGAAGCCTTTCTGGGTGCTGATCATCTTCACGAATTCCGTGGCCAGGTCCACGTTGGAGAGTTCCAGGGTATTGGAGGAAACAGTCCCCAAGTTTCCGGTACCGGCAATTCCCGTTAATGGAGGCCCCGATGAGCCCGTTTCCGCGAACAGGTTACCGCCTTCGCGGTTCAACCCCCAGACGTTATTGAAGTTGTTAATGGTGAGTGCATACAGATCAATGACTTGCCCATTGGAGTAACGTCCGGTCAGAACTCCTTCCCGGTTGATGGAAATGTTCTGCAAAAAACCAGCGGTGTAGCCGTTTTGTGTTTGATATAATGTTGTTGATGCGTTGTTGTAAGCTGTCGTGGAGAGAGCACTTCTTTCCCAATCAGCAATATCTCCCGCAAAAGCCCCTGGAGCGTAAGCCGCGATATCTCCAACGAATCTTGTTCCAAGTGTGAATTCAATATTTTGAGGTTCTCCAAGAAAATTTACAGCAAATGTTGGATAGCCATTTCGTGAAATAAAATATGGATCGCCATTTCCATCTTCTGTCTGGAGAGTTGGGTTTGCTCGCATATCGATAATCTCTCCAGCAGGATTAAACAGAAGATCTCCTGTCATTAATAATCCAGTGCCATTTTCTTGATCTTCTTCAGGTGGAATCGTTACAATAAACTGCCATATCGTATTTGGCTCGTTATCGATGACATCCGGATCATCATTCGGCCTTTTATCAAAGTATACCGTCACAGTATGAGCGCCGCCATTTGCATCGTAAATTTTCATTGTTGCTGGATACTCATACTGGTTATTCCCCAAGTTACCTGGGTCAGCGAGCCATGCCGCTTCGAGATCGTCGACACTGGATCTGGCGGCGGAGTCGAGGTTGACCACGGCGTTGATAGTGGATGTCGGTGATGGAGGAGATTGAAAGTTGTCTAACTGAATGTCTCTGGGGACGCCCTGAATATTGACGCGTCGAGCACCAATACCATCACCATCAACGGCATCGACCAATGGATCGACTGTATCTCTGGCGACTTGCCAGCCTTGAACCCTATACCCATGAGGATCGACGAGAAATCCGTTCTGGTCAAAGCGGAAGTTTCCGGCTCGGGTGTAGTAATTTATGTCGTCCCCAGGAGGACTGACGGTAAAGAAACCATTGCCGGTGATGGCCACGTCGGTGGATTCATTGGTGGTTTCAAGGGAGCCCTGGCTGAAGTCCCCCAGGACGGCGCCGACCGCGACCCCTCGCCCAACCTGCCCCACACCGTTGGCCACGCTGACATACTGGCTCATGAAGTCTTCAAAGTGCATGCGAGAACCTTTGAACCCGACGGTACTCACATTGGCGATGTTGTTGCCGATCACCCCCATTTTACTGCCATGCCCCTTGAGGCCGCTGACTCCCGTCCACATTGACGCGGTGAGACTCATGATTGTGCTCCTTTGTATAGCCCGCTCGCGCCCTTAAGAGGCGAGGGGGGGAAATGAATTACTGGGTCAGACTGTTCAAAAGGTCTTCGGTGGAGGAAGATCCGCCGAACAGTCCGTTAAGGTTCGCCAGATTTCCTGTAATATTCTGGAGTTCTGATGCCAGCGCGTTGCTTTGCGTCGCCCCTGTCCCGACGACTTCCTTAACGTCCATGATGTTGACTCTTCGTCCGTCCTGAAGGCGCAGGAAGGTTTGGCCATCCTCGCTGACCACCGCTGACACCACCCCGCTTGTTTTGGTGGAGATCATCAATGGCTCACCATTTTTGCCTTCAGCGGCCATGTAAATGCTGTACACCCCGTCGGGCAGCGGATTGCCGGAGTGATCCCGGCCATCCCAGACAAACTCGTGCTCGCCGGGCATTCGTTCAGGCAGGGTGATGGTTCGGACGATGTTTCCGAAGGAGTCGAAGATGTTCATGTGCAGTTTTTCAGCAATGTCCGGCAGGGAATAGGTGAAGGAGCTGACGGAGTCTCCGTCCTTGCTGATGCTTCTCCCTTCCGCTTGGATTTTCTTGCCGATGAAATTGACCGCGTTCAGCGTTTCCTGGCGGGCAAACGAATCCTTGAAGCTCTCAATGGACTCGGAGATGTTGCTGAGCTGTTCCAAGCTGGAGAATTGAGCCAATTGAGCGACGAATTCCTTGTCATCCAGAGGATTGAGAGGGTCTTGGTGAGCAAGCTGCGTGGTCAACAGGCGCAAAAAGGCGTCTCTGTCCAGTCCGCTTTTATCGCCTGTCCTCGGGTCCGGTGGAGCGAAGTCTCGCTCTGCTCGGCCGACCAGATTACTGGTGTGCGGGGTGACGTAAGGGCTTGTCGACATGATCTTTCTCCCGGAAAGAGGAAAATTTTGCTAGGCGATCAGGTTGATGCCGCCTTCTCGAGATGGATTTTGCAAAACTGATGCCTGTTCCGAGGCGTCCTGGCCTCCGGCGCCGTTGTTTTTCAGCAGGCCTCGTCCCAGAGCAGCCCATTGGGTATTGGCGCCCTGTTCCTGAAATTTTTGGCCATCAGAACCTTGCCAAAGCTGGGTGAACTGGTTCTGGTCCTGCAACTGGGTCGAGACTTCCAGGCGCGAGACCCGCAGGCCCTGGGATTCCAGAGACTGGCGGAGCAGGGGGATGTTCTCGGCGATGATCTGGCGGGCTTCCTGGTTTTCCGCGCGGAGCACGGCCTGGACTTCCTTGCCCACCACTCTCAGGTTCACGGTCAGACTGCCCAGGTCCGCCGGGTGCAGCTGCAAGGTCAGTTGTTGGCGGCCCTGGCCCATGTTCTGGAGCAGACCGGAGTGGACCTGATTCAAAACGGCCCGGTGCGGAGCCGGGGCGTTGGCCAGGACTTTGCGGGCCGCGGCCTCGGTATTGTTGGCCGCGGTGGTCTGGCCCATGATAGATCGGGAGTCGGGCCCGGCGTCCTTGAGCAGGCTTCCGGATGCCTCGCCGCTGCCCTGGACGCTGACCTTGTTCCAGAAGGATTCCCAGCCCTGGGCGGACTGGTTGGCACTATTTGGGGCATTGGGATTTTGCCAAGGTTTTCCCTGGTTGGCGTTGTTTTTGCCGTCGCCTTCCGAGGCCGCGGTCCTGAGTGCGTTCAAGGCTTCGGACATGGACATCCGCTGGGCGTTGGGGCCGTTGTCCGCGGCCTGCATTCGGAGATCCCGATTTTCAGATGAGG contains:
- the htpG gene encoding molecular chaperone HtpG, giving the protein MNVEASQGTGETREFQAEVKKILDIVINSLYTEREIFLRELISNSADALERYRHQSLTDPGADPDLPLEIRITVDKDAKTLSITDTGIGMDRGELEANLGTIAHSGTKTFLSQLAEGTKDVNLIGQFGVGFYAAFMVAGTVRVTSRSYRQDDTGHVWESDGGGAYTITAASELPRGTSIVLKLKDDAAEFADPERIKRIIKQYSSFVPFPILLDGEAVNTVQALWTKSKSEITDEEYSEFYKFVGNAFDEPLLRLHFDTDAPLAIKALLFVPKDNFEKYGLGRTEPGVNLYCQRVLIEQHSKTILPEWLRFLKGVIDSEDLPLNISRQALQDSSLVRKINSVVTKRFLKHLEETAKNQPETYETFWRDFGYFLKEGVVSDFGHREALGKLLRFESSTTEPGKQTSLADYLGRMKIAQKEIFYIHGSNREAIEAGPYIEAFRKRDLEVIYTMDPIDDFVMGHLAEFEGKKLVSADRGDIELPELDADQKDQKDQPEAEKEMDKAQATDLAAWMKGVLGDRVKEVKESKRLEGSPAMIVNPDAHMTSSMERIMRAAGRQGDLPISAKDLEINARHPLIKGLAALRQTDEPFARTVAEQILDNAMVQAGLLIEPRNMVDRTYRILERAVGGAGESSGKVETGS
- a CDS encoding flagellar hook protein FlgE, giving the protein MSLTASMWTGVSGLKGHGSKMGVIGNNIANVSTVGFKGSRMHFEDFMSQYVSVANGVGQVGRGVAVGAVLGDFSQGSLETTNESTDVAITGNGFFTVSPPGDDINYYTRAGNFRFDQNGFLVDPHGYRVQGWQVARDTVDPLVDAVDGDGIGARRVNIQGVPRDIQLDNFQSPPSPTSTINAVVNLDSAARSSVDDLEAAWLADPGNLGNNQYEYPATMKIYDANGGAHTVTVYFDKRPNDDPDVIDNEPNTIWQFIVTIPPEEDQENGTGLLMTGDLLFNPAGEIIDMRANPTLQTEDGNGDPYFISRNGYPTFAVNFLGEPQNIEFTLGTRFVGDIAAYAPGAFAGDIADWERSALSTTAYNNASTTLYQTQNGYTAGFLQNISINREGVLTGRYSNGQVIDLYALTINNFNNVWGLNREGGNLFAETGSSGPPLTGIAGTGNLGTVSSNTLELSNVDLATEFVKMISTQKGFQANSKTITTVDTMLDEVIRMKR
- a CDS encoding flagellar hook assembly protein FlgD; the protein is MSTSPYVTPHTSNLVGRAERDFAPPDPRTGDKSGLDRDAFLRLLTTQLAHQDPLNPLDDKEFVAQLAQFSSLEQLSNISESIESFKDSFARQETLNAVNFIGKKIQAEGRSISKDGDSVSSFTYSLPDIAEKLHMNIFDSFGNIVRTITLPERMPGEHEFVWDGRDHSGNPLPDGVYSIYMAAEGKNGEPLMISTKTSGVVSAVVSEDGQTFLRLQDGRRVNIMDVKEVVGTGATQSNALASELQNITGNLANLNGLFGGSSSTEDLLNSLTQ